A part of Bufo bufo chromosome 7, aBufBuf1.1, whole genome shotgun sequence genomic DNA contains:
- the LOC121008002 gene encoding perforin-1-like → MKSKLHLLFWLLLLLHHQRPSMSSPFPRSGCRPGTAEECKDAKFVPGHTLLGEGIDIVTMKSTGSFLLDLQEVGEKCAVCDNPHNKNVLQKLPKALVDWRPETSCYRNIQSLTSTSTVSVANEATSEVENDWKVGLKLNIHMANLNIAVGGSHSQMTKFADSKSSTDNYNFLSQKLECAFYSFGLGSNASFTPHFNKDLKNLPDSYDNNTKAEYRRLIANFGTHYITRVKVGGRTQAVTAVRTCEVSMSGLQMHEVKDCLRVESEIGILKLASINSKVEDCKKKLKKAGYAGDFHQAFSERTWKVIGGNAKFDLLSPDTASADVFEQWMESLKTQPGLVSYSLDSIHNLVKTRGPKRENLRLAISDYINEMAITQKCSCPGRQGKDCSCSCPASRYTSSNCCPTRRQVARVHLSIKDASGLKADVFSQADAYVKFRFHPEEIRTPTIWNKKNPTWNMNYNFGVLELSPIKKYTIEVWDQDVKYDDFLGKCERVLTSGTTTHTCSLKKGTIRYSVTVTCVDHLRGPHCESYSPVPPTV, encoded by the exons ATGAAGTCCAAACTGCATCTTCTGTTTtggcttcttcttcttcttcatcaTCAAAGACCTTCCATGAGCTCTCCCTTTCCCAGATCTGGGTGTAGACCTGGTACAGCGGAAGAATGCAAGGATGCCAAATTTGTTCCAGGCCATACTCTATTAGGAGAAGGCATTGATATTGTCACCATGAAGTCAACCGGCTCTTTTCTTCTGGATCTACAGGAGGTTGGAGAGAAATGTGCAGTGTGTGACAACCCTCACAACAAAAATGTGCTGCAGAAGCTGCCCAAGGCGCTGGTGGACTGGAGACCAGAAACTTCATGTTACAGAAATATACAAAGCTTGACATCTACATCTACAGTGTCAGTGGCCAATGAAGCAACTTCTGAAGTGGAGAACGACTGGAAAGTTGGTCTCAAATTGAACATTCATATGGCCAACCTAAACATAGCTGTGGGAGGTTCTCACAGTCAGATGACCAAATTTGCCGATAGTAAAAGCAGCACGGACAATTACAATTTTCTGAGCCAGAAATTAGAATGTGCTTTTTATAG TTTTGGCCTGGGATCCAATGCCTCGTTTACACCTCATTTCAATAAAGATTTGAAAAACCTCCCAGATTCCTATGATAATAACACCAAAGCTGAATACAGACGTCTGATAGCTAACTTCGGCACACACTATATCACACGTGTAAAAGTCGGAGGTCGGACCCAAGCGGTCACTGCAGTGCGAACATGTGAAGTGTCTATGAGTGGTTTGCAAATGCATGAGGTCAAGGATTGCCTTCGAGTCGAATCTGAGATTGGGATATTAAAGTTAGCAAGTATCAATTCCAAAGTTGaagattgcaaaaaaaaattaaagaaagcGGGATATGCTGGGGATTTCCATCAAGCATTCAGTGAACGCACGTGGAAG GTCATAGGAGGAAATGCGAAATTTGATCTTCTCTCACCTGATACGGCCTCTGCTGATGTCTTTGAGCAGTGGATGGAAAGCTTGAAGACTCAACCTGGTCTGGTTTCCTATTCCTTAGATTCCATCCATAACTTGGTAAAAACGAGGGGTCCTAAGAGAGAGAACCTCAGGCTGGCTATAAGTGATTACATCAATGAAATGGCTATAACACAGAAGTGCTCATGTCCCGGCCGTCAAGGGAAAGACTGCTCCTGTTCATGTCCAGCTTCTAGGTACACAAGTTCTAACTGCTGCCCAACACGTCGACAAGTCGCTAGGGTTCACCTGTCCATCAAAGATGCCAGTGGTCTGAAAGCTGACGTTTTCTCACAGGCAGACGCCTACGTGAAATTTAGATtccatcctgaagaaataagAACCCCAACAATCTGGAATAAGAAAAATCCCACGTGGAATATGAATTATAATTTCGGAGTTCTAGAGCTCAGCCCAATTAAGAAATACACAATAGAGGTTTGGGATCAGGACGTAAAATATGATGATTTTCTGGGAAAATGTGAAAGAGTTCTGACATCAGGTACTACTACTCACACCTGTTCTCTAAAGAAAGGCACGATTAGATATTCTGTAACTGTTACTTGTGTTGATCACCTCAGAGGGCCGCATTGTGAGAGTTATAGCCCAGTGCCACCGACTGTTTAG